In Heyndrickxia vini, the sequence TGATACAATTGTTGAACCTACAAGTGGAAATACAGGTATAGGTCTAGCGATGATTGCCGCGGTAAAAGGCTATAAGGCAGTTCTAGTGATGCCTGATACGATGAGCCTTGAACGTAGAAACCTGCTCCGTGCTTATGGTGCTGAACTTGTGTTAACCCCTGGGGCAGAAGGGATGAATGGTGCCGTTAAGAAGGCTGAAGACTTAGCTAGTGAGCATGGATACTTTATGCCTCAACAATTTAAAAACGAAGCAAATCCTGAGATTCATCGTCTAACTACAGGTAAAGAAATAGTCGAACAAATGGGTGATCAATTAGATGCGTTTGTATCTGGGATCGGTACAGGTGGGACGATTTCAGGTGCGGGTCAAGTTCTGAAAGAAAAATACCCCAACATTAAAATAGTTGCGGTTGAACCAAAAGATTCACCAATTCTTGCTGGTGGAAAACCTGGCCCTCATAAGATTCAAGGACTCGGTGCTAACTTTGTACCCGATACATTAAATAAAGAAATCTATGACGAGATTATTCATGTAGGCACTGAGGAAGCATTTGAAGCTTCAAGAAGAGTGGCTAAAGAAGAAGGGATCTTAGGTGGAATATCTGCTGGTGCGGCCATTTATGCTGCTTTAAAAGTTGCGTCAGAACTTGGAAAGGGCAAAAAGGTATTGGCTATTATTCCAGACAATGGAGAGCGCTATTTAAGTACTGCGTTATACCAATTTGAAGATTGAGGATAGTATAGCTTAATCTTTTAGGCAAACGGAAACCCCGTTTGCCAT encodes:
- the cysK gene encoding cysteine synthase A — translated: MARLVNSIAELVGGTPVVKLKRATNENQAEVYLKLEYMNPGSSVKDRIALAMIEAAEKDGKIMPGDTIVEPTSGNTGIGLAMIAAVKGYKAVLVMPDTMSLERRNLLRAYGAELVLTPGAEGMNGAVKKAEDLASEHGYFMPQQFKNEANPEIHRLTTGKEIVEQMGDQLDAFVSGIGTGGTISGAGQVLKEKYPNIKIVAVEPKDSPILAGGKPGPHKIQGLGANFVPDTLNKEIYDEIIHVGTEEAFEASRRVAKEEGILGGISAGAAIYAALKVASELGKGKKVLAIIPDNGERYLSTALYQFED